Proteins encoded by one window of Xiphias gladius isolate SHS-SW01 ecotype Sanya breed wild chromosome 15, ASM1685928v1, whole genome shotgun sequence:
- the LOC120799623 gene encoding beta-crystallin B1-like, whose amino-acid sequence MSAGGEKSKAQTDGKAAQNKMSEIGIISYKMSVYDQENFQGHCTEISSECTNVGDMGIERVRSLRVESGPFVGFEQMNFSGEMFILEKGEYPRWDSWSNCQTNDYLLSFRPVRMDPDKHKICLYEVVEFKGRKMEIMDDDVPSLFSYGFTDRVGSIMVSCGTWVGYQFPGYRGSQYLLEKGDFKHFNDFGARSPQLQSMRRIRDMQWHPHGCYTLSSD is encoded by the exons ATGTCTGCTGGAGGAGAGAAATCCAAGGCCCAGACTGATGGGAAGGCAGCTCAGAACAAGATGTCTGAGATAGGCATTATTTCCTACAAG ATGTCTGTGTACGACCAGGAGAACTTCCAGGGCCACTGTACTGAGATCAGCAGCGAGTGCACGAACGTGGGTGACATGGGAATAGAAAGGGTGCGCTCCCTGCGTGTCGAAAGCGGACC CTTCGTGGGGTTTGAGCAGATGAACTTCTCTGGTGAGATGTTCATCCTGGAGAAGGGCGAATACCCCCGCTGGGACTCCTGGAGCAACTGCCAGACTAATGACTACCTGCTGTCCTTCAGGCCTGTCCGCATG GATCCCGATAAGCATAAGATCTGCCTGTATGAGGTCGTAGAGTTCAAGGGTCGTAAGATGGAGATCATGGACGACGATGTCCCCAGCCTGTTTTCCTACGGTTTTACCGACAGAGTGGGCAGCATCATGGTCAGCTGTGGAAC tTGGGTGGGTTATCAGTTTCCCGGCTACCGTGGCAGCCAGTACCTGCTGGAGAAGGGGGATTTCAAGCATTTCAACGATTTCGGTGCCCGCAGCCCCCAGCTGCAGTCCATGAGGCGCATCCGCGACATGCAGTGGCACCCACACGGCTGCTACACCCTGTCCTCCGACTGA
- the rtn4rl2a gene encoding LOW QUALITY PROTEIN: reticulon-4 receptor-like 2a (The sequence of the model RefSeq protein was modified relative to this genomic sequence to represent the inferred CDS: inserted 1 base in 1 codon) yields the protein MLEYIWGTGSHQPAHSQSLRLGNQGISGDSXALLRPLRLTRFGLWFGMETSSISRSRRCSIVRSCKSGLSLWLVVWLVLGKPSPASACPRLCVCYPTPMTVSCQAQNFTAVPVGVPYESQRVFLQNNRIVELRVGSFGFGTQVLWLFSNNISWIEAGAFSELRDLEELDLGDNPNLHRLEGGAFRGLEKLQSLHMHRCRLTALPHDIFHKLYSLQFLYLQENNLHFLQDDIFSDLINLSQLFLHGNRIRTLSENVFRGLVNLDRLLLHDNRIRQVNRRAFRDLGRLTMLFLFNNSLAELPSQALRDTQGIEFLRLNANPWSCGCEARALWEWFREARVSSSEVICASPSTRRGQDLRFLREMDFALCPLPDPGSIAGSTTTTFSTKTRWWFHKNKPQSSTKGIFEKSSETVKAGLYGKGPSTTTSVVKYELGEEELALPKLDPEEYWANYGNEDSGVTLRCFELECPPEFDLPPSSSSPSSRSSSLFSLLALFVFTLCLNLHLLFG from the exons ATGCTCGAGTATATATGGGGCACTGGTAGCCATCAACCGGCACACTCTCAGTCGCTCCGACTCGGGAACCAGGGCATCAGCGGAGATA AGGCTTTACTTCGCCCTCTTAGGCTAACTCGCTTTGGGCTTTGGTTCGGGATGGAAACTTCTTCGATTTCTCGGAGCCGACGCTGCTCCATCGTGCGCAGCTGCAAAA GCGGTCTCTCCCTCTGGCTGGTGGTGTGGCTGGTCCTCGGCAAGCCGAGTCCGGCATCGGCGTGCCCGCGTCTGTGCGTGTGCTACCCGACGCCCATGACTGTCAGCTGCCAGGCGCAGAACTTCACCGCCGTGCCGGTCGGAGTGCCCTATGAGTCGCAGCGCGTGTTCCTCCAGAACAACCGGATCGTGGAGCTCAGAGTTGGCTCTTTCGGCTTCGGGACGCAG GTTCTGTGGCTGTTCTCCAACAACATCTCGTGGATTGAGGCAGGGGCCTTCAGTGAGCTGAGGGACTTGGAGGAGTTGGACCTGGGGGACAACCCCAACCTCCACAGGCTGGAGGGGGGAGCCTTCCGCGGACTAGAGAAGCTCCAGAGCCTCCACATGCACCGCTGCCGCCTCACTGCCCTGCCACATGACATTTTCCACAAGCTCTACAGCCTGCAGTTCCTCTATCTGCAG gAGAATAATCTCCACTTCCTGCAGGACGACATCTTTTCTGACCTCATCAACCTGAGCCAGCTTTTCCTGCACGGCAACCGTATCCGGACCCTCTCAGAGAACGTGTTCCGCGGCCTGGTCAACCTCGACCGCCTTCTCCTCCATGACAACCGCATCAGGCAGGTGAACCGCCGCGCCTTCCGCGACCTTGGCCGCCTGACCATGCTCTTCCTCTTCAACAACTCCCTGGCTGAGCTGCCCAGCCAGGCCCTGAGGGACACCCAGGGCATCGAGTTCCTCCGCCTCAATGCCAACCCCTGGTCCTGTGGCTGTGAGGCCCGCGCCCTGTGGGAGTGGTTCCGCGAGGCCCGTGTCTCTTCATCCGAGGTGATCTGCGCCTCCCCTTCCACCCGCCGCGGCCAGGACCTTCGCTTCCTTCGTGAGATGGACTTCGCTCTCTGCCCCCTGCCCGACCCAGGCTCCATCGCTGGCTCCACTACCACCACCTTCAGCACCAAGACCCGCTGGTGGTTCCACAAGAACAAGCCCCAGTCGTCCACGAAAGGCATCTTTGAGAAATCCTCAGAGACTGTCAAGGCTGGGTTGTACGGGAAAGGCCCGTCCACAACCACCTCAGTAGTCAAGTACGAGCTGGGCGAGGAAGAGCTGGCGCTGCCCAAACTTGACCCAGAAGAGTACTGGGCAAACTACGGCAACGAAGACTCAGGTGTCACTCTGCGGTGCTTTGAGCTCGAATGTCCGCCTGAGTTCGACCTgcctccatcttcctcctctccctcatcccgctcatcctctctcttctcactaCTAgccctttttgttttcaccctCTGCCTCAACCTCCACCTGCTATTTGGCTGA